From Aegilops tauschii subsp. strangulata cultivar AL8/78 chromosome 5, Aet v6.0, whole genome shotgun sequence:
TTTATATTGTGATTACCTTGCAGCATCCATACCAAGTCTACTCTCTGGTCTTTCAATAGCTATCATTGTCTAGAAGTTTCAACAGTTGACGAGACAGTGATATTTGTTCAAGTTATTTTCAATCGCATCCTTGGATTGATTTTAAGGAACACCCTGACAAATATTGTCGATCCCTAGATTAAGTTATCATAGCACATAGTATGACATTGCCAGATTGGAGATGCGCAGCGGGTGTTGTATGTCTCTGCTTTGTACCCTTAAAAAAATCATCCTACAAAAAGCATATCTCATATTTTAACAGAAGTTATGAATCCGAACTAAAATTTCTAGAAAGAACCATCGAGTGTAACCCCAAAAGGCTAGAAATCTCCAAGCAAGCGTTGTCTAGCATTTCTGGTTTCATCCAAGATCTGTAAACACGGTCAAGCTTAACAAAAAACTGTAGCTAAGACAATGACTAGTGGGATGTAGACGGAGATATATGCAGCTGTTCCCTCGCAGCAAAGGCAGAGGATCCAAATAAACCTTTTGTAGTCTTTTGTCAGGTCAAATGTATCGGAATGAAATAATACGATTGCATTTAAAGACGGAAAACAACTGAAAATGAAGTTTCATACATTTCTTTGATGTTCACCTATAATATGGACTGTTTGTTCAAATCGTATTACTGTCTGACTGTCAGTTGCGGGGTTGCCTAGGATGGAGGGAACTTGGCTTCTCATAATTCAGACATTGGAGTACCAAGGCCATAAGCTGTAATCCTATGTGCAGAAAATATCTAATCTGAGTGGTTCGTTGCAGCAAAGGCAGAAAGTTCTTGTGACCGTCTGTAGTCTATTCTCTCTctcttttgtgtgtgtgagagagagaaagTCTATTCTCTTTTTTCATGTAGGTCATAAGTGAAAGTAAACAAATGCATCTAAAGATGGACAATAACTTCAAATGAACCTTGATGCAACGTGGCATGCTTTGCGTACACAAGTATGGTCAGAGTACATTTTGTCCAGACATTATTCTTTGGCTGACTCAGATGTGGTGAGCTGGAGATTACCTAGGGTCAAGGGAACTTGGCATTTGAGTATTCGTAATTAGAAGTGCCAAGTTCAGAATAGTACTTACTGCAAATATCTCATGTACATTCAGTATAATGGAGTTAAGAGTTAAGAATATGCTCTGTTTCTTGAAGAGAGTACCTAAAGAAAACACACTTAGCCATAGTTTAGAATTATTGCGATTAATCGGTTGCCAGGTGTCTGTCTAGCCTTCAATTAAGGCTGTGGTGAAAGTCCCATCATTTTAAAAAGAAACACCCATTTCAAGCATCCAGCTTGCAGGACTATGTATCCCGTTGAACCCGAATACATTTATATACTCTTGTTAATAAGGCACATATGACGGATAGTCCTTTATTTAAAGAAAATGATGGATACTTGTAGTCTAATAATATTCCTTAATCCTTACCCACCCAAGAGATGCTATTATTTCGTATGATTGATTTATAGTAATCTTAATTTCATTGTGTGGAAAACCTGTGTAGCCTTATGTATGATAAAGTCTTGAAGCCTACCAATTTTCTCTGTTTTTTAGTTTAGCCAACCTTGCAGAAAAATCATCTCAAAAATAGTATCTCAGTTTACAGaggaaagggggaaaggaagATTCAGCGTCTTTGTGTTTTGGACTTTGATTCTTGTTGCCACTCAAGTTTCTTTCCATGACTTGACTCTCTGATGTTGTCCTTTGTGTCCATTTCTATTGCCGTCTGAATTGGACATCGAATGATGTTGTAGTCAACGTCGGCAACAAAAGAAAGGGGAAAAGGAAGATTCCGCATCTTTGTGCTTTGGACTTTGATGTTGCAGAAAAATCATCTCGAAAATAATATCTCAGTTTacagaagaaagggggaaaagaagaTTCAACGTCTTTGTGCTTTGAACTTTGATTCTTGTTGCCACTCAAGTTTATTTCGATGACTTGACCCTCTGATGTTGTCCTTTGTGTCCATTTGTATTGCCGTCTGAATCGGGCATTAAGTGATGTTGTAGTCGACGTGGGCTACGAAGGTTGTAGGGTGGGTCAATAATGCTACACTACGTAAGTTGTCCCCGCGTGGGTGCCGTGGTTCAGTGGGAGGGAATTGGAAAGGATTAGAGAATCAGAGGGGGCAGAGGAGAAGCACAGGTACAGTAGATAGTTCATTGCTTGCCCAAATATTACAAGGACCTGCCTTTATATAGGCTACATGCTGGAACATACTGGCCTACTTGAACTTACTAGGCTCCAGCTACCATCAGCTGGAACAGGACATTTGACTAGAAGCTGTGGTCAGTTAGAATTTTGCTTTTTTCTCTGGTAGTGTTTTCCCCAATAAGAGTCTGCAACAGTGATGTTTTTTGGTTTCAACCCCTCAAGTCTGCAAATATCAAGTGTAGCTGATTGGTGTTGTATGTCTAGTATATCAACATGTTTAACAGACATGAATGAACTTGAACAACTTATACCCTGATTCGCTGCTGATTCTTTCTCATTTCTTGCAAGAATTGGACTGTTTTACATAAAACCATACGTTCTAGTTAGGCCACTGTTGTACTTTCATTGGCATAActttttttcttcttatttacATCTTCCATTTATGTTACAAATTGAGATATTGTTTTTTATGGAGTATTGAGATGTTGTTGTACCTTTGATTTATGACCAAATTGCAAAGAATCATAGGTACTCATACTTAGGTAACACGAAAAATTTGGTGTTTCATCCGCTCCCTACAAAAAATTCCTACTAAGCTTTCTATAAAGCTGGGCCTTTAGCCTTTTCTTGAAAATAGAATTCTGGAGGAGTGAACAAGCTTCTTTTAGCTTCATTTGTTTGTCTTCTCCATCCAGCCTTTTGATTCTCACGAATGACACATATGAATTGTTATAAATGACAAGCATCCTTCATATGAATGTCGTGAACACTAGGTGACAGAAGACCTTACAAATGTAAATCTATTGAATTTTGGCACCAGTAGTACTCCCTCGTCCGGAAAAGCTTGTCCCTTAAATGGATGTATCGCACCAAGTTAGTGCTAGGTACATCCATTTAATGGACAAGCTTGGGACAagtttttcggacggagggagtatgttgcAGGAAGATATGCAGCCAGAATACACAATATATCTGGATGCAGACAGAACAAACAAGCACATGATGTTTTTACAGATAACCCTGAATATCCTTAAGGGGTTAagatatatgtatatatataggcTTCCTATAGATGCCTCATCACACTTACAATACTATATATGTTCCTTAATGTATTTCATAAATATATTCAGATATCATACATGACAAACACCATGCTCATCTTCCTCCTGAGAGTTGGGATACTGTGCCAATGCTTGTAGTTGACACAGAATATGAAATGACGTACGGCTCGAACCCTTCGTTTTGCATCAAAGTCAGCACCTCGAAGCTTAACTCTGGAGGTTCGGTTTCCCCATCTAGGTATTGCATGACTTGCCGCATGCTAGGCCTTGCGTTAGCGAATGGGTGTGAGCATAGTAGCCCTATCTTTAGCGCAAAGTATGCCTCACCTGCATCATACCTCCCTTTCAGCCTAGCATCCACCGCATCACCGAATGATCCTTTCTGCACATTGTCGATCACCCAATCGACCAACATGACCTGGCTGTCTTGTGTGTTTTGATGATTGACGGGCCTTTGTCCACAGACGACCTCAAGGACGAACATGCCGAAGGCAAAGACATCAGTAGGAGGAGTGGCATTTCCGCTGCGTGCCAGCTCTGGAGCTAGGTAGCCTATGGTGCCAACCACATGTGTAGTCTGTGGGTCGATGCCATGGTCATACAGCCTTGCAAGGCCGAAATCACCCAATCGCCCATTCATCTCGTTGTCAAGGAGCACATTGCTTGCCTTGATGTCTCGATGAACAACCACTTTCTCCCACTCCTCGTGGAGATAAAGCAAGCCAGATGCAATTCCTTTGATGACCTGAAACCGTTGAGCCCAACTCAATATTGTGTTATCCTCTTTGCCATGCAGGTACTTATCAAGGCTTCCATTGGGCATGTACTCATATACCAAGAGGAGTTCACCTTTACGCCGACAATAGCCAAGCAACGGCACAAGATTTCGGTTTTGAAGGCGGCCTATGCTGACGATttctgcaatgaactccttcatgcCTTGCTTGGAATCATGTGACACCCTCTTCACGGCTATCTTCAATCTTGATTTCTGAAGCACCCCTTTGTACACTCTCCCGAATCCTCCAACTCCTAAAAGGTTTTTGTCCTCAAATCCTCCCGTTGCATGATACAAATCTTTGTATGAGAAACGGTGTGGGCCGAACTCCACCTCCCAGTTGTCTCGTACCTCCGCATACCTGAAATGCCTCCGCACAAGGAGGAACGCAATGGCCCCCAAAGACAGGAGGACCACTGCCGTTCCTACCGGCAGAACTATGTCTAAGACCCAGGATCGACGACCCTTGGGATGATCGCGTGGAAGCTTTGGAAGCATGGAGAGATTGATGACTGGGGCAGGACCATTCATGGCGAAGCTCCAACCGAGCACATAATGCTGTGTTTTGATCGTGCCTGTTGAAGATGAGAAGCCGATGTATGCCACATCTTTGAGCACAGCAGAGAGGTTGTACCTGGCGGACACTATTGGTCTCTTGGGCTTGGTGGTCATGTTGAGAGGAGCCATGGTAACATCAATCTGCGTCTTCTCTCTGTCGTAGTCCACCCAGACCTGCATCGCCTCTTGGCTACCAAGAGTCAAGTTCTCGAACGTGCCATTCTGGTCATGGAAGAAACCAGCCGTGTGGGACTTCTCGGAGCTGAGGCCGTTGATGTCGACACCGACATGGTTGTAGTCGATGTCGCCAAACTCAGCGTTTTGCCATGTGTCGAGCTCAACAGCAAAGATATGGTTGGTTGTGTTGCCGTTGTTCAAGCCATTGAAGAGGCCCAAGTACTGTACTGGCATCGCCTTGGATAAATCCTTGCTCGGTGCGACCAACATGGTTAGGCCATGGCTGCTCAAGTCGTAGATGGAGATGATGCCGAACACGAAGGAGGCGGAGAAGGACTGTATCGTGCCGTTGGGCGAGTCGCGGAGGCGCAGCGGAGCCGGGTGGAAGGCGTGACCCATGCTCATGACCGTGCCATTGGTCAGCTCGAGCAGCCCGCTTGGCGTGACTGAGGCTGTGCCGTCGAGGGTGAGGTTAGCGCTAGCGAAGCCAGAATAgacaaacttctgggtttcatcgCCAGCGATGAGCTGTGGTGCACTAAGGCCGATGAGGAGGAGCTTTAGGAAGAACAGGACAATGGGTTTCATGTTTGGCCTGGCCATGGATATGTCTGTGCAGTGCAGCAACACTCAACTTTTCACTCTGCTCCGAGAGGGAAGAAGGCCACACTACCTTAGTACTGGTCGGTCTACCCAGTTTGAAGATTCTGCTTACTTTAAACATCACTGTTCCGTTGCAGCAAGGGCAGAGGATTCCCATCAACGACTTGTAGTCTTTTTGCCAGGTAAAATCGTTGAAGTGGACGGGACTGAAAGTAAGCAACTGCATTTAAAGTTTGTCTAGACTTTATAGGACAGCATAGTTTTGGAGATTATTATTTAGGATCAAGGGAACTTGGCATATGAGTATTCGGAGTTCAGATCGAGGAACAACAATATGCTCTATTTCTTGAAGAGAGTACCTAAAGAACACACACTTTGCTCTAGTTTAGATCTGCCTGTAATAGGTGCCGGGTGTCTGTTTAGGTTCCACTTCATCAGTGTGGATTGACGGAGAATTAATTTCTTTAAACCCGCTTACATGTATATACTCTTAACAATAAGCGATACACAAATGGATATTGTCTGAAAAAAGATGGATAGACATGCAGTCTACTAGTATTTCCCACGCGCCTAAGAGATACTAGTAGTTTCCTATGATTGAGTTGTAGTACTCTTTCATTGCACAGGGTTTGAAACCATGTATGAGGAACCTTTGAAGCCTACCAAAATTTATCTGGTTTCTAATGTGGCCATCCTTGCAGAAATGTTATCTTAAAAATAATATTCCCAGTttacaaaaaaaggaaaaagaaacatTCAGTGTCTCAGACTTTAGACTTTGATTCTTCTTTCCATCGAAACCACTTTCCATGACATGAGACTGATGTTGTCCTTTCAGTCCACTTATCTCGCGGTCTGAAACGATCATTAAATCGCATTCTGTGGAAAACCTGTGTAGTCGTATGAGGAACCTTTGAAGCCTACCAAAATTTCTCTGGTTTCTGGTGTAACCATCCTTGCAGAAAGGTCATCTTAGAAATAACATCCCAGTCCACAAAAGAGGGAAAAGAAACATTCAACGTTTCGTGCTTTAGACTTAAGACTTTGATTCTTCTTTCCATTGAAATCACTTTCCATGACATGACACTGATGTTGTCCTTTGAGTCCACTCATCTTGCGGTCCAAGTCGATCTCATTCTGTGGAAAACCTGTGTAGCCTTATGTACGAGGAACCTTCGAAGCCTACATTTCTCTGGTTTCTAGTGTAGCCATCCTTGCAGAAACGCCATCTTAAAAAATAATTCCAGTTTACAAAAAGGGAAAAGGAACATTCAACATCTCGTGCTTTAGACTCGATTCTTGTTTCCATTGAAAGCGCTTTCTGTGACATGACGCTGATGTTGTCCTTTTAGTCACTTGTCTTGCAGTCTGAATCGATCATCAAGTGTCAATAAATATCAACTAGCAGAATGGTATTGGCGCAGCTAGTATTTCAAGCATGCTTACTATACATGCATTATTACTTGAACAACTTAGAACCTGATTAGGCGACATTTTTTTTTTCCCAATTCTTGTAAGAACTGAACTGTTTTCTATAAAATTCTTACGTTCAAAATAGACCAGTGTTGTAATTCAATTAGCATAAATTTTACTTACCATATGTGTAGCAAATTGATATTACTGCTTTATATGGAACATTGAAATATTGTTATACCTTTATTTATGACCAAATTGCAAAGAATCCTAGGTACTCTGCTTTGGTACCATAAAATCCTTGGTATTTTACATATTGCCTAGCGAAATTGCTAAACATTCTTGACAGGAATACATTAAGATTTCTGGGAGAATGAACAAGCTGCATCTACCTTGGTTTGTCTTATCGTTTTTTTTATCCATCTGGCCTTATGATTCTCCTAATGGCACAAATGAATTATTGTAAAAAAACAGTCATTGTCGTAAAATTACAATCATACTCCTCATGAATGTGTGAACACATATTGGCAGAAGAACTTATAAAGTTAAATCTAGTGAATTTTTGGCACCAGTGACATCAAGTACTTACGAGTTACGACGTGGTTCTCATACAAAACCAAGATGTTGCAGGAAAATAATCATGAGGAAGACAAAATGCACAACATGTCTGGATGCAGGCAAAACAAAACGAGCAGTTGAGCACATGCTGTTTTAACAAACAAACCAAAATACCCTTAAGCTATGTTT
This genomic window contains:
- the LOC109731760 gene encoding L-type lectin-domain containing receptor kinase SIT2; protein product: MARPNMKPIVLFFLKLLLIGLSAPQLIAGDETQKFVYSGFASANLTLDGTASVTPSGLLELTNGTVMSMGHAFHPAPLRLRDSPNGTIQSFSASFVFGIISIYDLSSHGLTMLVAPSKDLSKAMPVQYLGLFNGLNNGNTTNHIFAVELDTWQNAEFGDIDYNHVGVDINGLSSEKSHTAGFFHDQNGTFENLTLGSQEAMQVWVDYDREKTQIDVTMAPLNMTTKPKRPIVSARYNLSAVLKDVAYIGFSSSTGTIKTQHYVLGWSFAMNGPAPVINLSMLPKLPRDHPKGRRSWVLDIVLPVGTAVVLLSLGAIAFLLVRRHFRYAEVRDNWEVEFGPHRFSYKDLYHATGGFEDKNLLGVGGFGRVYKGVLQKSRLKIAVKRVSHDSKQGMKEFIAEIVSIGRLQNRNLVPLLGYCRRKGELLLVYEYMPNGSLDKYLHGKEDNTILSWAQRFQVIKGIASGLLYLHEEWEKVVVHRDIKASNVLLDNEMNGRLGDFGLARLYDHGIDPQTTHVVGTIGYLAPELARSGNATPPTDVFAFGMFVLEVVCGQRPVNHQNTQDSQVMLVDWVIDNVQKGSFGDAVDARLKGRYDAGEAYFALKIGLLCSHPFANARPSMRQVMQYLDGETEPPELSFEVLTLMQNEGFEPYVISYSVSTTSIGTYFGLLNEKNNGNTSKHIFMIELDTYKNAELQDIDDNHIGIDINSVISLESNTSGFYEDEGGAFKSMMLNGNEAMQLWVDYNESDTQIKVTLAPINLPKPSRPLLSATYDLSTVLSGSASYIGFSSVSTLINTRQYVMGWSFGMNQPAPSIDISKLPKLPFVGPKAQSKLLMIVLPIATATLILSMGTLVTLVVRRRLKYAEVREDWEGEFGPHRFSYKDLFHATGGFKNKHLLGEGGFGKVYKGVLPLSSVEIAVKRMSHESRQGMKEFVTEVVSIGRLRHRNVVQLLGYCRRKSELFLVYNYMPNGSLDKYLHCEDHRGILNWGQRFRVIKGIATGLLYLHEKWEKIIIHRDIKASNVLLDGEMNGRLGDFGLARLYDHGTDAQTTHMVGTKGYLAPELLRTGKASPLTDVFAFGMFLLEVACGQKPVKINAEGNEVFLVDWVLEHWNNKALIKTVDTRLQCDFSIDEACLVLKLGLLCLHPFPSSRPRMREVMQYLDGDMPLPELRKTELSVNMAALVKSNGPNLVIMSYPQITSSFCTISGLSGGR